CAAGGACCAGCTCCCCGGCCAGCTGTGCGTGTTCGCACGCGAGGTGCTGCGCGCCGAGGCCGCGCACCCGGCCGGCCACTTCGACGTCGTCCACTCCCACTACTGGCTCTCCGGCCAGGTCGGTGCGCTGGCCCGCGACCGCTGGGGCGTCCCGCTGGTCCACTCGATGCACACCATGGCCAAGGTCAAGAACGAGGCGCTCGCCGTCGGCGACACCCCCGAGCCGCAGGCCCGCGTGATCGGCGAGGAGCAGGTGGTCGAGGCCGCCGACGTGCTCATCGCCAACACCGACCTCGAGGCCAAGCAGCTGATCAACCTGTACGACGCCGACCCGGGCCGGGTCGAGGTCGTCCACCCCGGCGTCGACACCGACGTGTTCCGCGCCCGCACCCCTGCCGAGCAGGCCCGGGCCCGGCGCGAGCGCGACCTCGCCGACGACGCCCTGGTCCTGCTGTTCGCCGGCCGGATCCAGCCGCTCAAGGCGCCCGACGTGCTGCTGCGGGCCGTCGCGGAGCTGCTCGTCCGCCGCCCGGACCTGCGCTCCCGGCTGGTGGTCCCGGTCGTCGGCGGCCCGTCCGGCAGCGGCCTCGAGCGCCCGACCGCCCTGGCCAACCTGGCCACCGAGCTGCGCATCGACGACGTCGTCCGGTTCGTGCCGCCCGTGCCGCAGCACGAGCTCGCCGGCTGGTACGCCGCCTCCACGCTCGTCGCCGTCCCGTCCTACAACGAGTCCTTCGGCCTGGTCGCCGCCGAGGCCCAGGCCTCCGGCGCGCCGGTCGTCGCGGCTGCCGTCGGCGGGCTGACCACCGTGGTCCGCGACGGCCACAGCGGGCTGCTGGTCGACACCCACGAGCCCCACGACTGGGCGCTCGCGCTCGAGCGTGTCGTCGCCGACCCGACGTACCGCGACCGCCTGGCCGCCGGCGCGCTCCGGCAGGCCCGTCAGTTCTCGTGGGAGGCGACCGCCGCCCACACGGTGGAGGTCTACGAGCGCGCCCACGCGCTCCTGCGGCAGGAGGCCCGCGTCGGATGAGTCCTGCGGACGTCGTACGTGCCTGGCTCGAGGACAACCAGATCGAGTTCGAGGAGACCGAGGAGGGCACGTTCAGCTTCTGGCTGCCGGGTGAGAAGAAGCTGCAGACGCCCGTACGGCTCGACCTCGGCCCTCACGCGCTCGGCGTCCACGCCTTCGTGTGCCGGCGCCCCGACGAGCAGTTCGAGAGGGTCTACCGCTGGCTGCTCGAGCGCAACATGAGGATGTACGCCGTCGCGTTCGGCATCGACCACCACGGCGACATCTACCTCGACGCCCGCCTGCCGCTGTCCTCGGTCACCACCGACGACCTCGACCGGCTGCTCGGCTCGGTGCTGACCTACGCCGACGAGGCGTTCAACACGATCCTCGAGCTCGGCTTCGAGTCGTCCATCCGCAAGGAGTGGGCGTGGCGGATCGAGCGCGGCGAGTCGACCGCCAACCTGGAGGCGTTCCGCGGGTGGCTCGAGCAGTGACGAGCATCGCGGAGCGCCGCACCGCCTTCCGGGCGCTCCACGAGCGCGGCTGCTTCGTGCTGCCCAACCCCTGGGACCGCGGCTCGGCCCGCTACCTCGAGCACCTCGGCTTCGCCGCGCTGGCCACCACGAGCTCCGGCGCGGCCTGGAGCCGCGGTCGCCCCGACGGCTCGGCCACCCGCGACGAGGTGCTCGACCACCTCGCCGACATCGTCGCCGCGACCTCGCTGCCGGTGAACGCCGACCTCGAGGACGGGTACGGCGCCAGCGCCGACCAGGTCGCCGAG
This genomic interval from Nocardioides kongjuensis contains the following:
- the mshA gene encoding D-inositol-3-phosphate glycosyltransferase translates to MGESAVGRVAMISLHTSPLDQPGTGDAGGMNVYVVELARRLAEQGTEVDIFTRATSSRLDPVVHVRDGVTVHNVHAGPFEGLTKDQLPGQLCVFAREVLRAEAAHPAGHFDVVHSHYWLSGQVGALARDRWGVPLVHSMHTMAKVKNEALAVGDTPEPQARVIGEEQVVEAADVLIANTDLEAKQLINLYDADPGRVEVVHPGVDTDVFRARTPAEQARARRERDLADDALVLLFAGRIQPLKAPDVLLRAVAELLVRRPDLRSRLVVPVVGGPSGSGLERPTALANLATELRIDDVVRFVPPVPQHELAGWYAASTLVAVPSYNESFGLVAAEAQASGAPVVAAAVGGLTTVVRDGHSGLLVDTHEPHDWALALERVVADPTYRDRLAAGALRQARQFSWEATAAHTVEVYERAHALLRQEARVG
- a CDS encoding YbjN domain-containing protein, which codes for MSPADVVRAWLEDNQIEFEETEEGTFSFWLPGEKKLQTPVRLDLGPHALGVHAFVCRRPDEQFERVYRWLLERNMRMYAVAFGIDHHGDIYLDARLPLSSVTTDDLDRLLGSVLTYADEAFNTILELGFESSIRKEWAWRIERGESTANLEAFRGWLEQ